In Physeter macrocephalus isolate SW-GA chromosome 2, ASM283717v5, whole genome shotgun sequence, a single window of DNA contains:
- the NKX2-5 gene encoding homeobox protein Nkx-2.5: protein MFPSPALTPTPFSVKDILNLEQQQRSLAAGELSARLEATLAPASCMLAAFKPEAYAGPEAAAPGLPELRAELGPAPSPAKCLPAFSAAPAFYPRAYGDPDPAKDPRADKKELCALQKAVELEKPEADSAERPRARRRRKPRVLFSQAQVYELERRFKQQRYLSAPERDQLASVLKLTSTQVKIWFQNRRYKCKRQRQDQTLELVGLPPPPPPPARRIAVPVLVRDGKPCLGDSAPYAPAYGVGLNAYGYNAYPAYPGYGGAACSPGYSCTAAYPAGPPPAQPATAAANNNFVNFGVGDLNAVQSPGIPQGNSGVSTLHGIRAW from the exons ATGTTCCCCAGCCCCGCGCTCACGCCCACGCCGTTCTCGGTCAAAGACATCCTGAATCTGGAGCAGCAGCAGCGCAGCCTGGCCGCCGGGGAGCTCTCCGCGCGCCTGGAGGCCACCCTGGCGCCCGCCTCCTGCATGCTGGCCGCCTTCAAGCCCGAGGCCTACGCTGGGCCGGAGGCCGCAGCGCCCGGCCTCCCCGAGCTGCGCGCCGAGCTGGGCCCCGCGCCCTCGCCCGCAAAGTGCTTGCCTGCCTTCTCAGCCGCCCCCGCCTTCTATCCGCGTGCCTATGGCGACCCCGACCCTGCCAAGGACCCTCGAGCCGATAAGAAAG AGCTGTGCGCGCTGCAGAAGGCGGTGGAGCTGGAGAAGCCTGAGGCGGACAGCGCCGAGCGACCCCGGGCGCGACGGCGGAGGAAGCCGCGCGTGCTCTTCTCGCAGGCGCAGGTCTACGAGCTGGAGCGGCGCTTCAAGCAGCAGAGGTACCTGTCGGCTCCGGAGCGCGACCAGCTGGCCAGCGTGCTGAAGCTGACGTCTACGCAGGTCAAGATCTGGTTCCAGAACCGGCGCTACAAGTGCAAGCGGCAACGGCAGGACCAGACTCTGGAGCTGGTGGGgctgcccccgccgccgccgccgccagcgcGCAGGATCGCGGTGCCAGTGTTGGTGCGAGATGGCAAGCCTTGCCTCGGGGACTCGGCGCCCTACGCGCCAGCCTATGGCGTGGGCCTCAACGCCTACGGCTATAACGCCTACCCCGCCTACCCGGGTTACGGTGGCGCGGCCTGCAGCCCTGGCTACAGCTGCACCGCGGCTTACCCCGCCGGGCCGCCCCCGGCGCAGCCGGCTACGGCGGCCGCCAACAACAACTTCGTGAACTTCGGCGTCGGGGACTTGAACGCGGTGCAGAGCCCCGGGATTCCGCAGGGCAACTCAGGAGTGTCCACGCTGCACGGTATCCGAGCCTGGTAG